In Aggregicoccus sp. 17bor-14, the genomic window GGCGCGGCGTGGGCCGCGTGCTCGCCGAGGACGCGCACGCCGTGGTGGTGAACGCGCCGGGCGCCACCGTGGTGCTGCGCAACCTCTCGCTGCAGGGCGCGCGCAGCGGTTTGGACGGCCTGCGCGTACTCGCCGCGAGGAGCGTGCGCGTGGAGGACAGCCGCGTCTCCGGCTTCACCGGGGACGGGCTGCGCTTCACGCCGGACGCGGGCGGGCAGCTGCTGCTGCGCAACGTGAGCAGCGCGGACAACGCGGGCGCGGGCCTGCGCGTGGGCAGCCTCTCGGGCAGCGCGGTGGCCTTCCTCGAGCGCGCGAGCCTGCAGCGCGGCAGCCAGGGCCTCGTGGTGGAGGCGGGCGGGCGCGCCACCGCGTACGACGTGACGGCCTCCGGCAACGCGGGCGCGGGCCTGGGGGTGCGCGCCTCGGGTGCGGGCGCGAGCGCGGAGCTCAACGTGGAGCGCGCGCAGCTGAGCCACAACGCCCTCGCCCTGGAGGCCGTGGGCCTGCGGGGTGCGAGCGCGCAGGTGCGGCTCTCGCGCGCCACCGCGCTCGGCAGCAGCCTTGCTCCGACGCGCCTCGCGGGTGAGGGCAGCCTCGGCAGCTACGGCAACAACCGCCTGGACGGCCTGGGCGCGGCCGCATGCACGCTCGAGCCCGCGGCGCTCGCCCCGGCCGCGCTGGAGACGGCGTACGGCCCCGTGGAGCTCGCGCTGCGCGGCGGGCTGGGCCGCGCGCAGCTCAGCCTCACCGGCGCGCTGCCGCGCGGCATGCAGGCCTCGGGCGGCGTGCTCGAGGGTACGCCCACCGAGGGCGGCGACTTCCCCCTCACCCTCACCGGCACGGACGACAACGGCTGCAGCGTGCAGCGGAGCCTGGTGCTCAGCGTGCCCTGCCCCGCCACCTCGGTGGACCCGGACAGCGTGCCGGGCGCCACCGCGGGCGAGCCCTACGAGGGCCCCCTCTTCAGCCACACGGGCGCCCAGGCCCCCAGCACACTGCAGCTGATGGGCACGCTGCCCATCGGGCTCGGGCTGGTGGACGGGCGGCTGAAGGGCCTGCCCACCCAGCCGGGCACCTTCCTCTTCCGCGTGGGCGCCACGGATGCGCACCGCTGCGCGGCGGAGCGCAGCTACACGCTCGAGGTGGTGCGCCCCGCGGACTACCAGGACACCACCGCGCAGCTCTCCGCCACGCCGAGCCCGGCCGCGTACGGGCAGAGCCTCACCCTCACCGCGCGGCTCGCGGTGGCGAGCGGCGAGCCCACCGGCAGCGTGGCCTTCTTCGCGACGCAGGGCGCGGGCCCCGAGCGTGCGCTGGGTGTGGCGCCCGTGAGCGCGCGCGGGGCGAGCCTCGTGGCGCCCTCCCTCGAGCCGGGCGCCTACAGCCTGCGCGCGGTGTACTCGGGGGACGCGCACTTCAGCGGCGCGGAGGCCCCTGCGCTCGCGCTGAAGGTGTCGCCTGCGCAGACGCAGACCGCGCTCGCCTCGGCGGGCCCG contains:
- a CDS encoding Ig-like domain-containing protein is translated as MASPAFPLRLALAAALLCAASPAFAQATRTWVSGVGDDVNPCSRTAPCRTFAGALPKTASGGEIDALDAGDFGPVTVTRSVTLDGRGVGRVLAEDAHAVVVNAPGATVVLRNLSLQGARSGLDGLRVLAARSVRVEDSRVSGFTGDGLRFTPDAGGQLLLRNVSSADNAGAGLRVGSLSGSAVAFLERASLQRGSQGLVVEAGGRATAYDVTASGNAGAGLGVRASGAGASAELNVERAQLSHNALALEAVGLRGASAQVRLSRATALGSSLAPTRLAGEGSLGSYGNNRLDGLGAAACTLEPAALAPAALETAYGPVELALRGGLGRAQLSLTGALPRGMQASGGVLEGTPTEGGDFPLTLTGTDDNGCSVQRSLVLSVPCPATSVDPDSVPGATAGEPYEGPLFSHTGAQAPSTLQLMGTLPIGLGLVDGRLKGLPTQPGTFLFRVGATDAHRCAAERSYTLEVVRPADYQDTTAQLSATPSPAAYGQSLTLTARLAVASGEPTGSVAFFATQGAGPERALGVAPVSARGASLVAPSLEPGAYSLRAVYSGDAHFSGAEAPALALKVSPAQTQTALASAGPVDLDTPARLSATVTSSGAAGTPTGLVTFREGERVLGSAALDAAGVATLEASLLGAGTHSLVAAYAGAERYLPSTSAPLAQEVRSARVEAQGCGCSEASAPGLASPLLLLALRALRRRRRTEGGERAP